The DNA sequence CGTTTTTTACATCGGCGATAAACTGCGAGTAGTCCACATGATTGCCCGCGCTTTGCCGAGGCCCGAAATTATTGAACACGACCATCAAGACCAGGGCTATGACGACCCACAACACTAAGTTCTTTGCCATATCATTCACTTCGGTGCTCCGTCGAGCTTAAACCGTCCATTACAATATTAAGAGAGCGTAAGAAGTCGGTAGTTAAAAATCAAGGCATCTCGGCGCGGCGACGGACACTGTTTCATCGGTGAGCCGTGCTCGCTGCGCAAAAACGCAGTCTCTAGTGACGAAACGAGCGCCCCACGAGGTATACCTCATTCGATCGGTCGCGGGAAGCCCCGGGTTTTCGGATAAACAAGTTCTTGAACGACTTGCCCATGGACTGAATGAACGCCTCAAAACCGTCGCCGTGGAACAACTTAATCAAGAGATCGCCTCCGTGTTTCAGCGCCTGTTCCGCGAAACGGTAAACCCCGTCCCCAAGCGCCATGATCCGCGGCTGATCGATCGACCTTATTCCGCTTAAGTTGGGGGTGAGATCCGACAAAATCAAGTCAACCTTGGAACACCCAATGATTTCCATTACGCGCTGTGCGGTATGCGCCGCGGAAAAATCACCCTCGACGACGGTCACGCCGGGAATGGGATCCATGGGTAACAGGTCGACCGCGATAACCTGCCCCTTCGGGGTGACCGCTTCCGCAGCGACTTGGCTCCATCCCCCGGGCGCGGCGCCGAGATCAATCACCTTCATGCCTTTGCGTAATAACCGATCCCGCGTGTTGATCTCTAGGAGCTTGAACGCTGATCGCGACCGAAATCCGCTCCTTTTAGCGAGTTTGACGTAGGGATCGGTCTCGTGTTCCCTGAGCCATCGGTGGCTGCTACTGCTTTTCGCCATGGCGCATGCGGCATGCCGCGTTCGGGAAATGTTTACTCGCAGGGCGACGCTTCATAGCGCACATCCAGAATCTCGTACTCCACGGCGCCGGCGGGGGCCTGAACCAGCGCGGTATCACCGATCTCCTTGCTTATTAATGCACGCGCAATCGGCGATCCCACCGAGATCAAACCGATCTTGATATCGGCTTCGTCTTCACCGACGATTTGATAAGTAACGACCTCCTCCGTGCCTAAATTCATGATCTCGACGGTGGCCCCGAAGACGACCTTACCACGCGCGTTGAGTGTCGCAACATCGATGATCAGCGCCTGCGAGAGCTTGGTTTCGATCGCCGCGATCCGGCGCTCGATAAAACCTTGCTGTTCCCGCGCGGCGTGGTATTCGGCGTTTTCACTGAGATCGCCGTGGGCGCGCGCTTCCGCGATCGCCTGGGTAATGCGCGGGCGCGCGTCATTCTTAAGCTTTTGCAATTCTTCCCTAAGTTTGCGCTCCCCGGTACGGGTGATCGGTGGTCTGCTCACGCTGGAAACTCCTGGTGTAGATCCTGTAGCTTATTGACGGTCTCCACGTTTCCGTGCCGGATCGCCTCGAGGATCGCCAGGGCGCCCGCCATCGTCGTCGTGTATGCGACCTTGCGCTGCAAGGCCGAAGTACGGATCGTCGCTGAATCGGCAATCGCCCGCTTTCCCTCGGTAGTATTCACCACCAAATCAATCGCATCGTTCTTGATCATATCCACGATATGCGGCTGTCCTTCCAGCACCTTATTGACCATCATGCAGGGCACCCCCGCGGCGTTGATCGCCTTCGCCGTTCCGCGGGTGGCGACGACTTCGAAGCCCAACTGCCGTAGATATCGCGCCAGCTCCACCGCCTGTTCCTTATCGCCATCGCGCACGCTGATGAATACCCGGCCGCGCTTCGGTAAATCCATGCCGGCCGCTTGCTGCGCTTTCGCGAACGCCTCGCCGAAATCCCGCCCGATCCCCATCACTTCGCCCGTGGATTTCATCTCCGGCCCGAGCAAGGTATCGACGCCTGGAAGCTTGACAAAGGGAAACACCGCCTCCTTAACCGAATAATAACTCGGCACCCGCTCGCGGCTCATCCCTTGCGCGGCAAGACTGCGGCCCGCCATGCATTGCGCCGCCATGCGCGCGAGCGGTAAGCCGGTGGCTTTGGAGACGAACGGCACCGTGCGGGAGGCCCGGGGATTGACTTCGAGAATGTAAATCTCGTCGCCTTGGATGGCAAATTGAACGTTGATGAGCCCAATGACCCCGAGCGCGCGTGCGAGCCGCCGAGTTTGGTCCTGCAACCGTGTTTTTACATGCGCTGAAAGACTGTGTGGTGGAAGCGAACAAGCGGAATCCCCGGAATGCACGCCTGCTTGCTCGATGTGTTCCATAACCCCGCCGATGAGAACCGCGGCGCCGTCGCAGACCGCGTCCACATCCACCTCGATGGCGCGTTCGAGGAAGCGATCGAGCAGCACCGGAGATGCATTGGAGACTTCCACGGCACGCTGCATGTAGGCCTCGAGGTCGTCCTCGTTGAACACGATCTCCATGGCTCGGCCGCCGAGTACGTAGGATGGACGCACCACCAGCGGATAACCTATCTCCTTCGCGCTCGCCTGGGCGTCTTGCGTCCGGATAACCGTCCGGTTCGGCGGTTGCTTCAAATTGAGGCGCAGCAACAGTTGCCGGAAACGCTCGCGGTCCTCCGCCACATCGATCGAGTCCGGCGAGGTGCCGATAATCGGCGCGCCCGCCTGGGCCAGCGCTTTGGCAAGCCGCAACGGCGTTTGCCCGCCGTACTGCACGATCACTCCCTTGGGCTTCTCGATCGCGAGGATCTCCAACACGTCTTCCAGCGTTACCGGCTCGAAATACAGGCGATCGGAGGTATCGTAATCGGTCGATACCGTCTCGGGGTTACAGTTTACCATGATCGTCTCGCATCCGATCTCGCGCAGGCCTAAGGCCGCTTGCACGCAGCAATAGTCGAATTCGATCCCTTGCCCGATGCGATTGGGGCCGCCGCCCAAAATGACGATCTTGTCGCGATCGGTGGGTCGCGCCTCGCACTCCTCGTCATAGGTCGAATACATGTAGGCCGTCGTGGCGCGAAACTCGCCCGCGCAAGAATCGACCCGCTTATACACGGGGCGGATGCCATAGCGGTCGCGCAGCGCACGGATCTGCTCCTCGCGAGCGCCAAGGACATCGGCCAGGCGGGCATCCGAGAACCCCTTGCGCTTGAGCATTCGCAACCTGGCCGCATCGAGCGCGGCGAGGTGTTGCTCACGTACGATCCCCTCTTCCCGCACGACATCCTCGATCTCCGCCAGAAACCACGGATCGATGCGAGTGAGATCATGGACATCGGCGATCCCCAGCCCCATGCGGAAGGCATCCCCGACATACCAGAGCCGGTCGCAACCCGCCACCGAGAGCTCGTAGCGGAGCACCTCCTGCGCGTCCGGGCTAGTTGGGTCGAGGCACTCGTTGAAGCCGGTGCGGCCGGTTTCCAACCCGCGGATGGCCTTTTGCAATGATTCCTGAAAGCTGCGTCCCATGGCCATCACCTCCCCGACCGACTTCATCTGCGTCGTGAGGCGGCAATTGGCCTGCGGAAATTTCTCGAATGCAAAGCGCGGGATCTTGGTCACGACATAATCGATGGCCGGCTCGAACGAAGCGGGTATGGCCCCGCCGGTGATGTCATTGGCCAACTCATCGAGCGTATACCCGACGGCGAGCTTCGCGGCGACTTTTGCAATGGGAAATCCGGTGGCCTTGGAGGCTAAGGCCGAGGACCGCGACACCCGCGGGTTCATCTCGATCACGACCATCGCACCGTCCTTCGGGTTCACGGCAAACTGCACGTTGGAGCCGCCGGTATCGACACCGATCTCGCGCAACACCGCGATCGCCGCGTTCCGCATCCGCTGGTATTCCTTGTCGGTGAGTGTCTGCGCGGGTGCGACGGTGATGGAATCGCCGGTATGAATTCCCATCGGGTCGAGATTCTCGATGGAGCAGACGATGATGCAGTTATCCTTCCGGTCCCGGACCACCTCCATTTCGAACTCTTTCCATCCGAGCACCGATTCCTCGAGCAGGATCTCGCGGGTCGGAGAGGAATCCAAGCCGCGTTCGCAAATCTCGGTGAATTCTTCGCGATTGAACGCGATGCCACCTCCGGTGCCGCCGAGCGTGAACGAGGGCCGGATGATGACGGGAAAGCCAATGCTCGCTTGAACCTGGAAAGCTTCTTCCAAACTATGCGCGATCGCGGATCGCGGTGTTCTCAATCCTATGCGATGCATTGCCTCGCGGAAGCGCTCGCGATCCTCGGCCTTATCGATCGCATCGCGGGACGCTCCAATCAGCTCCACGCCAAATGCTTCGAGCACCCCTTCGCGCGCGAGATCGAGCGCGCAGTTGAGGGCGGTTTGACCGCCCATGGTCGGCAACAAGGCGTCCGGCCGCTCGCGTTCGATGATGCGCGCCACCGTCTGCCAGCGTACGGGTTCGATATAGGTTGCGTCCGCCGTCTCCGGATCGGTCATGATGGTGGCGGGGTTGGAATTGACCAGCACGACGCGATAGCCGTCGGCCCGAAGCGCCTTGCAGGCCTGGGTCCCCGAGTAATCAAATTCACAGGCCTGGCCGATCACAATGGGGCCGGCGCCGATGATCAAAATGCTTTCAAGGTCGGCGCGTTTCGGCATCAAGGCTGCGCCTGCACGCAGAAGGCAGGGTGTGGCGATAGTCTCAAGCTCATCTCCGACGTGCTTTAAGCTAACGCTGAGCCATGAGATCAATAAAACGGTCAAAGAGCGTCCGCACGTCATGGGGACCGGGGCTCGCCTCCGGATGGCCCTGAAAGCCAAAGGCGGGTTGAGAGGCATGCCGGATCCCTTGAATCGTTCCGTCGAACAAGGATCGGTGGGTGATCCGCAACGCCGGCGGTAAGCGCTCCGAATCCACGGTAAACCCGTGGTTTTGGCTGGTGATCATGACTTTGCCGGTCGTCAGATCTTGCACCGGATGATTGGCGCCGTGATGCCCGAATTTCATTTTCACGGTGCGGCCTCCGCAAGCTAATGCCAGCAACTGATGGCCGAGACAGATCCCGAATACCGGAACGCCCGCATCCACGATCTCGCGAATTGCGCGAATGGCGTAATCACACGCCTCGGGATCGCCCGGGCCGTTGGAAAGAAAAACACCGTCGGGCTTCGTGCTGAATACCCGGCTCGCGGGGGTCTGAGCCGGCACCACCGTTATACGGCATCCGCGATCGGTAAGCAGTCGGAGGATGTTTTGCTTGACGCCGTAATCGTAGGCGATGATCTGATACCGCGCCTGGTCCGCCGCCAGCGCATCCCGCGGTTCCTCGTCGTCATGGAAGCGGTAACTCGGGTCTTGCCAATGGTACGGGTTCGCGGTCGTCACTTCCTTGGCAAGATCGGCGCCCTGAAGTCCGGGAAACGATCTCGCGGCCGCGATCGCCGCTTGCGCGTCGATGCCGTGCCCCGCCGCGATACATCCATTCTGCGCGCCCTTGTCACGCAAGATGCGCACGAGCCTGCGGGTATCGATAGCGCCAATGGCTAACACGCGGTTCTGTCCAAGATAGTCTTGAAGCGACACCTGCGCGCGCCAGTTGCTGCGCGTTCGCGGCAAGTCGCGGATCACCAGCCCGGCGGCGTAAACCCGAGCCGACTCGGCATCGTGCTCATTTGCCCCCACATTGCCGATGTGGGGATAGGTCAGCGTGACGATCTGTTGATAATACGACGGGTCCGTGAGGATTTCTTGGTAGCCGGTAATAGCCGTGTTGAACACGACCTCGCCCACCGTCCGGCCACTCACGCCAATGGACTCACCATGAAACAATGATCCGTCTTCGAGGGCTAGCAGGGCAGGTACGTTTTCCATCGTCTTATAACAGCGCATGTGAAAAACGGGTGTCACCCGCCGGCAACCCCCGCTAATGAGATTTCTATTGTATTGAATTAGCCTAGCGATTCCAACGCGTGATGCCTCTATAGCCCCCCGATCTCACCGTGTGTTCGGACGCGGGCGGGGAGATGAATGTTTAGGGCGGATTGACGGCCCGCAAACCTAAGACATCCTGCATGTCGAATAGGCCAGGCTCACGGCGTGAGATCCACCGCACCGCCCGCAAGGCGCCGTGCGCGAAGACACCGCGGTCGGTGGCCTTGTGCACGATCTCGACGCGCTCCCCAGCGCCGGCGAACAGCACCGTGTGCTCACCGACGATATCGCTCGCGCGAATGCTCGCGAATCCGATGGCCTCTGCGGGACGCGGTCCGGCCGCACTACGGCGGTCGTAGACCGCGCATCGGGCAAGATTGCGATTCAAGCCTCGCGCCACGATCTCGCCCATCTTGAGCGCCGTGCCCGAGGGAGCATCGGCTTTATGCCGGTGGTGCGCCTCGACGATCTCGACATCATAGTCCGGTCCCAGCGCGCGCGCGGCCGTCTCTAGGAGCTTAAAACACAAATTCACGCCCACGCTCATGTTGGAGGCAAACACGATGGCGCAGTCATGAGCGGCCTCTCGAATCGCCGCCAAGTCTGCATCGGGGATGCCCGTGGTCCCGATCACCATGCGCCGCCGGGCGGCGCGGCAGAGCGAGAGGTGATGGCGGGTCGCACCAGGCACGGTGAATTCGACCAGCACATCGAATGTGTTCAAGACTTCCTCCAATTGTGGGGTGATCGGGATCCCGATCCCCGGGCCCCGCGCCACGATCCCCGCATCCTGTCCTAGATAGGGCGATCCCGCGCATTCGAGCGCGGCGCAAAGCTCAATATCCGGCGCGTCGCGGCAGGCCTCGATCAGGGTCCGGCCCATGCGCCCCGCGGCACCCGCCACCGCCACCCGGATCGGAGCAACCGCGCTCAAAGTTTCATCTCGTCAAAAAACCGCTTCACCCCGTCGAGCCACGAGCTTTCCTGCGGGCTATGGCGCCCGGTTTTCATCGTGCCCGCGAAAGCGCGCAACAGATCTTTTTGTTCCGAATTAAGATGCACCGGGGTTTCAATCGCGACCCGGCAGTGAAGATCGCCCGTCTCGCGCTCACGCACGGATTTGACCCCTTTCCCTTTGAGGCGAAATACGTTACCGGTTTGTGTTTCCGCCGGGATCTTCAGCGTCACGCGGCCGTTGAGCGTAGGTACGTCGAGATCCCCCCCCAAGGCCGCGGTAACAAAACCGATCGGAACTTCGCAATAGAGATCCGATCCCTCGCGCGTAAAGATGCGATGCTTCTTGACATGAATGTTAACGTAGAGATCACCCCCCGGACCGCCGTGTTCGCCGGCTTCACCTTCGCCTGACAGACGGATCCGATCCCCGGTATCGACGCCCGCGGGCACTTTAACCGCCAATGTCTTATGCTGCTTGATACGCCCGTGTCCGTGACAGGAGCCACACGGGTCTCGAATCACTTTCCCAGTGCCCCGGCAACGCGGACAGGTCTGCTGAACCGAGAAAAATCCTTGTTGCATTCGCACCGCGCCGTGGCCTCCGCAGGTGGAGCAGTTGACCATTCCGCTGCCGGAACGCGCACCGGATCCATTACACGTGCGGCATAGGGCGAGTGTCGGGACCTCGATCTCGGTCGTAGCGCCGGCTACGGCATCCTCCAAACTCATCTCCAGGTCATAAACGAGATCCGCGCCGCGGTTGACACGCGTCCCGCCCCGGCCCCCCCCGCCGAAAATGTCTCCGAAAACGGTGTCGAAGATATCGCTGAAGCTACCCGCGCCCCCGAATCCACCCGCCGCCGCTGCAGGATCGACTCCGGCATGCCCGAACTGGTCGTAAGCCGTGCGCTTTCTCGCGTCGGCTAGTATTTCGTAGGCTTCCTTTGCCTCCTTGAACTGCTCCTCCGCCGCTCGATCACCGGGATTACGATCAGGATGGTGTTTCATCGCCAGGCGGCGATATGCTTTTTTCAGATCCGACTCCGTCGCGTTGCGCGGGACGGACAGGACCTCGTAGTAGTCGCGTTTTGCCATGCTCGTTTATTAAAATAAGCTAAGCCCGGCTCGCGCTAGCGCGGAGAGGGCTCGGGAACTGCATGGATGCCGCGGCTTGCGGAATCTCCTAAACTACCCACTCCGGCCGTTACTTGCGGTCTTCCTTGACCTCTTCAAAATCCGCATCCACCACGTTGTCCGCGCGGGCCGCGCCGTTACCGCCCGGAGTTTCCGATACCGGGGGCTGCTGCGGCTCGGCGCCGGCCTCCTTGTACGCCCGCTCGGCGATCTTTCCAGCCAGACCGGAGAGACGCTGTACCTTGGCCTCGATGGCGTCTTTGTCATCGCCTTTCAATGCCTGTTTCACCTCGTCGAGCGCCGCTTCGATCTCTTGTTTCTCCTCCGCTGATACCTTATCGCCGAGATCGTGCAACGACTTGGTGGTCGCATGGACAAGCGTATCGGCATGGTTCCGAGCGTTTACCAGCTCGTGGAAACGGCGATCCTCTTCACGATGGGCCTCGGCATCCTTCACCATTTTTTGGATCTCCCCTTCGGCTAGACCGCTCGAAGCCTTGATGACGATCGACTGCTTTTTTCCGGTGGCCTTGTCCTTGGCCGACACGTTCAAAATGCCGTTGGCGTCGATATCGAACGTCACTTCGATCTGCGGGATACCGCGCGGCGCCGGCGGGATATCGGTCAGATCGAACCGGCCCAGGGATTTGTTGGCGGACGCCATGTCCCGTTCGCCTTGCAACACGTGGACCGTCACCGCCGTCTGATGATCCTCGGCGGTCGAAAACACCTGCGCCGCCTTCGTCGGTATCGTGGTAT is a window from the Pseudomonadota bacterium genome containing:
- a CDS encoding RlmE family RNA methyltransferase, whose product is MAKSSSSHRWLREHETDPYVKLAKRSGFRSRSAFKLLEINTRDRLLRKGMKVIDLGAAPGGWSQVAAEAVTPKGQVIAVDLLPMDPIPGVTVVEGDFSAAHTAQRVMEIIGCSKVDLILSDLTPNLSGIRSIDQPRIMALGDGVYRFAEQALKHGGDLLIKLFHGDGFEAFIQSMGKSFKNLFIRKPGASRDRSNEVYLVGRSFRH
- the greA gene encoding transcription elongation factor GreA, whose translation is MSRPPITRTGERKLREELQKLKNDARPRITQAIAEARAHGDLSENAEYHAAREQQGFIERRIAAIETKLSQALIIDVATLNARGKVVFGATVEIMNLGTEEVVTYQIVGEDEADIKIGLISVGSPIARALISKEIGDTALVQAPAGAVEYEILDVRYEASPCE
- the carB gene encoding carbamoyl-phosphate synthase large subunit, with amino-acid sequence MPKRADLESILIIGAGPIVIGQACEFDYSGTQACKALRADGYRVVLVNSNPATIMTDPETADATYIEPVRWQTVARIIERERPDALLPTMGGQTALNCALDLAREGVLEAFGVELIGASRDAIDKAEDRERFREAMHRIGLRTPRSAIAHSLEEAFQVQASIGFPVIIRPSFTLGGTGGGIAFNREEFTEICERGLDSSPTREILLEESVLGWKEFEMEVVRDRKDNCIIVCSIENLDPMGIHTGDSITVAPAQTLTDKEYQRMRNAAIAVLREIGVDTGGSNVQFAVNPKDGAMVVIEMNPRVSRSSALASKATGFPIAKVAAKLAVGYTLDELANDITGGAIPASFEPAIDYVVTKIPRFAFEKFPQANCRLTTQMKSVGEVMAMGRSFQESLQKAIRGLETGRTGFNECLDPTSPDAQEVLRYELSVAGCDRLWYVGDAFRMGLGIADVHDLTRIDPWFLAEIEDVVREEGIVREQHLAALDAARLRMLKRKGFSDARLADVLGAREEQIRALRDRYGIRPVYKRVDSCAGEFRATTAYMYSTYDEECEARPTDRDKIVILGGGPNRIGQGIEFDYCCVQAALGLREIGCETIMVNCNPETVSTDYDTSDRLYFEPVTLEDVLEILAIEKPKGVIVQYGGQTPLRLAKALAQAGAPIIGTSPDSIDVAEDRERFRQLLLRLNLKQPPNRTVIRTQDAQASAKEIGYPLVVRPSYVLGGRAMEIVFNEDDLEAYMQRAVEVSNASPVLLDRFLERAIEVDVDAVCDGAAVLIGGVMEHIEQAGVHSGDSACSLPPHSLSAHVKTRLQDQTRRLARALGVIGLINVQFAIQGDEIYILEVNPRASRTVPFVSKATGLPLARMAAQCMAGRSLAAQGMSRERVPSYYSVKEAVFPFVKLPGVDTLLGPEMKSTGEVMGIGRDFGEAFAKAQQAAGMDLPKRGRVFISVRDGDKEQAVELARYLRQLGFEVVATRGTAKAINAAGVPCMMVNKVLEGQPHIVDMIKNDAIDLVVNTTEGKRAIADSATIRTSALQRKVAYTTTMAGALAILEAIRHGNVETVNKLQDLHQEFPA
- the carA gene encoding glutamine-hydrolyzing carbamoyl-phosphate synthase small subunit, with amino-acid sequence MENVPALLALEDGSLFHGESIGVSGRTVGEVVFNTAITGYQEILTDPSYYQQIVTLTYPHIGNVGANEHDAESARVYAAGLVIRDLPRTRSNWRAQVSLQDYLGQNRVLAIGAIDTRRLVRILRDKGAQNGCIAAGHGIDAQAAIAAARSFPGLQGADLAKEVTTANPYHWQDPSYRFHDDEEPRDALAADQARYQIIAYDYGVKQNILRLLTDRGCRITVVPAQTPASRVFSTKPDGVFLSNGPGDPEACDYAIRAIREIVDAGVPVFGICLGHQLLALACGGRTVKMKFGHHGANHPVQDLTTGKVMITSQNHGFTVDSERLPPALRITHRSLFDGTIQGIRHASQPAFGFQGHPEASPGPHDVRTLFDRFIDLMAQR
- the dapB gene encoding 4-hydroxy-tetrahydrodipicolinate reductase, with amino-acid sequence MGRTLIEACRDAPDIELCAALECAGSPYLGQDAGIVARGPGIGIPITPQLEEVLNTFDVLVEFTVPGATRHHLSLCRAARRRMVIGTTGIPDADLAAIREAAHDCAIVFASNMSVGVNLCFKLLETAARALGPDYDVEIVEAHHRHKADAPSGTALKMGEIVARGLNRNLARCAVYDRRSAAGPRPAEAIGFASIRASDIVGEHTVLFAGAGERVEIVHKATDRGVFAHGALRAVRWISRREPGLFDMQDVLGLRAVNPP
- the dnaJ gene encoding molecular chaperone DnaJ, translated to MAKRDYYEVLSVPRNATESDLKKAYRRLAMKHHPDRNPGDRAAEEQFKEAKEAYEILADARKRTAYDQFGHAGVDPAAAAGGFGGAGSFSDIFDTVFGDIFGGGGRGGTRVNRGADLVYDLEMSLEDAVAGATTEIEVPTLALCRTCNGSGARSGSGMVNCSTCGGHGAVRMQQGFFSVQQTCPRCRGTGKVIRDPCGSCHGHGRIKQHKTLAVKVPAGVDTGDRIRLSGEGEAGEHGGPGGDLYVNIHVKKHRIFTREGSDLYCEVPIGFVTAALGGDLDVPTLNGRVTLKIPAETQTGNVFRLKGKGVKSVRERETGDLHCRVAIETPVHLNSEQKDLLRAFAGTMKTGRHSPQESSWLDGVKRFFDEMKL